The Geobacillus genomosp. 3 genome segment GTCGTGAAAGGCGAAGCGGTCTTTGCCCTATACGAATAAGGGAGGCGGCAGCTGGCCGTCTCCTTCCGCCACAAAGTGCAAAGGCTCGAACTCTCCAGTCTTGAAAGTCAAAACAAGGCGGCGATGTTGCAATTTCAAACAAAGAGCGAGGGGGAATCGCGATGAAACGGGATGCCGTCATTGTGTCCGCGGTGCGAACGGCCATCGCCCGCCAAGGGGGCGCCTTGGCGACGCTGCCGGCGCATGTTTACGGTGCGGAAGTGATCAAAGAAGCGGTGCGGCGGGCGAACATCGGCCCGGAACTTATCGATGATGTCATCATGGGCAACGTCTTAAGCGGCGGCGGCAATATCGCCCGGCTGACGGCACTGCAAACCGGGCTGTCGCTTGGGCTGACCGGCATAACGGTTGACCGCCAGTGCGGCTCTGGCATTAACGCCGTGGCGTTGGCGGCGCAAGCCATTTGGGCTGGCGACGGGGACGTCTATGTGGCCGGCGGGGTGGAAAGCATGAGCCGCGCGCCGTATTTGATGGACCGCCCGGAAAAACCGTACAGCCAGACGCCGCCAAGCTTTCGCAAATCGCAGCTGTCACCGAAAGAGATCGGCGATCCGCCGATGGGCATTACAGCAGAAAATTTAGTGAAAAAATATGGCATCAGCCGCGAAGAACAAGACGCCTTCGCCTTGCGGAGTCAGCAGCGCATGGCGCGCGCCATGCAGGAAGGGCGGTTTGACGAACAAATTGTGCCGATTACCGTTCCGGTGAAAAAAGGCGAGCCGTTTGTCTTCGATACGGACGAACATCCGCGCCCGGCCACGACGATCGAAGCGCTCGCGAAACTGCCGCCGGCG includes the following:
- a CDS encoding thiolase family protein — protein: MKRDAVIVSAVRTAIARQGGALATLPAHVYGAEVIKEAVRRANIGPELIDDVIMGNVLSGGGNIARLTALQTGLSLGLTGITVDRQCGSGINAVALAAQAIWAGDGDVYVAGGVESMSRAPYLMDRPEKPYSQTPPSFRKSQLSPKEIGDPPMGITAENLVKKYGISREEQDAFALRSQQRMARAMQEGRFDEQIVPITVPVKKGEPFVFDTDEHPRPATTIEALAKLPPAFLEGGTVTAGNSSGLNDAASALVIMSREKAEQLGVKPLAVIRAHAVAGVDPNVMGIGPVPATKKVLEKVGLTLDDMDIIEINEAFAAQVIACDRELEMNPEKVNVNGGAIAHGHPLGATGAILITKAVYELKRRGGVYALITACIGGGQGIAAIVERA